From a single Lolium rigidum isolate FL_2022 chromosome 7, APGP_CSIRO_Lrig_0.1, whole genome shotgun sequence genomic region:
- the LOC124676847 gene encoding aldehyde dehydrogenase family 3 member F1-like has product MGTMAASVEEIGAAAAPQALELHALQHLGELRSTFESGRTRPLAWRQSQLRGLLRLLAEKEEEAFRALHDDLGKHRAEAYRDEVGVLIKSCNAALREVGKWVAPEKVWAPLVAFPANAQVVPEPLGVVLIFSCWNFPLGLSLEPLIGAIAAGNAVVLKPSELAPATAKFLEDNIGEYMDATAVKVVQGGPAVGEQLMENRWDKVLFTGCPRVARMVMAAASKHLTPVALELGGKCPCIFDSASVGTGRNLQTSVNRVIFAKWSSCAGQACVAIDYILVEERFAPTLIKMLKSTLKRFMADSDQMARIVNARHFQRLSGLLKDPSVAASVLHGGKLDAKNLCIEPTILLNPPLDSAIMTEEIFGPLLPIITVKKIEDSIPFVRARPKPLAVYAFTNSAPLKRLIVEETSSGSVTFNDAVVQYGIDTLPFGGVGQSGFGQYHGKYSFEMFSHKKAVLKRGFLVEAMLRYPPWDEQKIAMMRHLYRYNYIRFIFTFLGLSRT; this is encoded by the exons ATGGGCACAATGGCGGCCAGCGTCGAGGAGattggtgcggcggcggcgccgcaggccctgGAGCTGCACGCGCTGCAGCACCTGGGCGAGCTGAGGTCGACCTTCGAGAGCGGCAGGACCCGGCCCCTGGCGTGGCGGCAGTCCCAGCTGCGCGGCCTCCTCCGGCTCCTGgccgagaaggaggaggaggcgttcCGGGCGCTCCACGACGACCTCGGCAAGCACCGCGCCGAGGCCTACAGAGACGAG GTCGGTGTGCTCATCAAGTCCTGCAACGCCGCGCTGCGGGAGGTCGGGAAATGGGTGGCGCCGGAGAAG GTTTGGGCGCCGCTGGTGGCCTTCCCGGCGAACGCGCAGGTGGTGCCGGAGCCGCTCGGGGTCGTCCTCATCTTCTCCTGCTGGAACTTCCCCTTGG GCTTGTCTTTGGAGCCGCTGATCGGGGCCATAGCCGCCGGGAACGCGGTGGTTCTGAAGCCGTCGGAGCTGGCGCCGGCCACCGCCAAGTTCCTGGAGGACAACATCGGCGAGTACATGGACGCCACGGCCGTGAAGGTCGTCCAGGGCGGCCCCGCGGTCGGGGAGCAGCTCATGGAGAACAGATGGGACAAGGTCCTCTTCACCG GGTGCCCTCGCGTGGCGCGcatggtgatggcggcggcgtccaaaCACCTGACGCCGGTGGCGCTGGAGCTGGGCGGCAAGTGCCCCTGCATCTTCGACTCCGCTTCCGTCGGCACGGGCCGGAACCTGCAGACGTCGGTGAACCGCGTCATCTTCGCCAAGTGGTCGTCCTGCGCCGGCCAGGCCTGCGTCGCCATCGACTACATCCTCGTCGAGGAGCGGTTCGCACCCACCCTG ATTAAGATGCTCAAGTCGACGTTGAAGAGGTTCATGGCCGACTCCGACCAAATGGCCCGGATAGTCAACGCGCGGCACTTCCAGCGGCTGAGCGGCCTCCTCAAGGACCCGTCGGTGGCGGCATCCGTCCTGCACGGCGGCAAATTAGACGCCAAGAACCT GTGCATCGAGCCCACGATACTGCTGAACCCTCCGCTGGACTCGGCGATCATGACCGAGGAGATCTTCGGCCCTCTGCTACCCATCATCACG GTGAAGAAGATCGAGGACAGCATCCCGTTCGTAAGGGCGCGGCCGAAGCCGCTGGCGGTGTACGCCTTCACCAACAGCGCGCCGCTGAAACGCCTGATCgtcgaggagacgtcgtcggGCAGCGTCACCTTCAACGACGCCGTCGTTCAA TACGGGATCGACACGCTGCCGTTCGGCGGCGTCGGGCAGAGCGGATTCGGGCAGTACCACGGCAAGTACTCCTTCGAGATGTTCAGCCACAAGAAGGCGGTCCTGAAGCGAGGCTTCCTCGTGGAGGCCATGCTCAGGTACCCGCCCTGGGACGAGCAGAAGATCGCCATGATGCGCCACCTCTACCGCTACAACTACATCCGGTTCATCTTCACCTTCCTCGGCCTATCCAGGACATGA